From one Culex quinquefasciatus strain JHB chromosome 3, VPISU_Cqui_1.0_pri_paternal, whole genome shotgun sequence genomic stretch:
- the LOC6032825 gene encoding epsin-1 isoform X1 → MKRNDTQMNVAGIRRNIKNLAHNYSDAQIKVREATSNDPWGPSSTIMAEIADLTYNVVAFSEIMQMIWKRTNDHGKNWRHVYKALLLLEYLIKTGTEKVAQQCKENIYAIQTLKDFQYMEEGKDQGMHVREKAKQLVSLLKDDERLKNERARALKAKERFARTASGFGSDGSIDGPTQRDSRPPNWGEGEPTAAAAAAAAAAAGRPVSEIEFVRPQTVGEEELQLQLAMAMSREEAEQEEQKRRSDDVRLQLALSQSEQDFKTDDKPESSALVDLLDISFGAAGISSPHQQPGPSTSVDPWGVPVAGGSRPQTTDPWSRTSSPPVADPWLNSASALPPPASSKPPLMGAAGPGATGGQLDAWAPLRTQSPSVTSGSSVEGWLQNGAGATAPAGTNGNVDPWLNKSATPSAPLNDAWQPKRATPVPTADPWQANVGAAKHDPWAPVSGSSDGAFALPANRPSPVGAITSPTSDLDEFDIITKRSNNVVNNNLNNNGGSLLDDLDPLSSSNTSSTSNSASAPAKKTPASFLGENSALVNLDNLIKPISTAPGATGSPAAYNPFGESAPVQKNLFQQNQPQVPSINQLKQSPFPVTLGSVNQDPWAPVNPTAAAQLEENGFDFEINSSTTNISSLGPNAEPGADLDTNNNACDIDYAPEASNEEYLFNTEFLSTFAGKSFRANVSDGTAAPKPFSNETLENSKQLDDLYDFGFGIDDQYDVNTNLKTDHNNLNNNNAPWMNPQSSNPFLS, encoded by the exons A TGAAACGAAACGACACGCAAATGAACGTTGCTGGCATACGCAGGAACATCAAGAACCTTGCCCACAACTATTCCGATGCACAGATCAAGGTACGCGAGGCGACCTCCAACGATCCATGGGGACCGTCCTCCACGATCATGGCGGAGATCGCCGACCTGACGTACAACGTGGTGGCCTTTTCGGAGATTATGCAAATGATCTGGAAGCGAACGAACGATCACGGCAAGAACTGGCGCCACGTGTACAAGGCCTTGCTGCTGCTGGAATATCTGATCAAAACCGGCACCGAAAAGGTCGCGCAGCAGTGCAAGGAGAACATCTATGCCATCCAAACGTTGAAGGATTTTCAGTACATGGAAGAAGGTAAGGACCAAGGAATGCACGTCCGTGAGAAGGCAAAACAGTTGGTGTCCCTGCTGAAGGATGACGAGAGATTGAAAAATGAACGCGCCCGGGCCCTCAAGGCGAAGGAACGTTTTGCCAGGACGGCCAGCGGATTCGGGTCGGACGGATCCATCGACGGACCAACCCAGCGAGATTCACGG CCGCCCAACTGGGGTGAGGGTGAACCTACGGCGGCCGCTGCGGCGGCGGCTGCTGCAGCAGCAGGTCGACCAGTTTCCGAGATTGAGTTTGTTCGGCCGCAAACCGTGGGCGAAGAGGAGCTACAGCTGCAGCTGGCGATGGCAATGTCCCGCGAAGAAGCCGAACAGGAAGAGCAGAAGCGACGAAGCGACGATGTGCGGCTGCAGCTGGCACTGAGTCAAAGCGAACAGGACTTCAA aACTGACGATAAACCCGAAAGTTCCGCTCTGGTGGATCTGCTGGACATTTCGTTCGGAGCCGCCGGTATTTCCAGTCCGCACCAGCAGCCGGGACCGTCCACCAGCGTTGATCCGTGGGGAGTGCCTGTCGCCGGAGGATCGAGACCACAG ACTACCGACCCCTGGTCGCGGACATCGTCTCCTCCGGTGGCAGATCCGTGGTTAAACAGTGCCTCCGCCCTGCCCCCGCCAGCATCGTCGAAGCCACCGCTCATGGGAGCAGCAGGACCTGGCGCAACGGGTGGACAGCTGGACGCCTGGGCCCCGTTGCGAACACAGTCGCCATCGGTTACGTCCGGTTCGTCCGTCGAAGGATGGCTGCAGAATGGTGCTGGTGCAACGGCGCCAGCCGGAACAAATGGAAACGTCGACCCGTGGCTCAACAAGTCAGCTACGCCTAGTGCG ccTCTAAACGACGCGTGGCAGCCCAAACGAGCCACTCCAGTGCCTACGGCCGATCCTTGGCAAGCTAACGTTGGTGCGGCCAAACACGATCCATGGGCGCCAGTGTCCGGAAGTTCCGACGGAGCATTCGCA CTTCCTGCCAACCGACCATCTCCTGTGGGAGCCATTACCTCGCCTACATCTGACCTTGATGAGTTCGACATCATCACAAAGAGGAGCAACAATGTCGTGAATAACAACCTAAACAACAACGGAG GTTCCCTCCTGGACGATCTGGACCCGCTGTCCTCAAGCAACACTAGCTCCACCAGCAATTCCGCCTCGGCACCGGCGAAGAAAACGCCGGCGTCCTTCCTCGGGGAAAACTCGGCCTTGGTGAATTTGGACAACCTAATCAAGCCTATCTCAACGGCACCCGGTGCAACGGGTAGCCCCGCGGCCTACAATCCGTTTGGCGAATCGGCGCCGGTGCAGAAAAACCTATTCCAGCAGAATCAACCACAG GTTCCGTCCATCAACCAGTTGAAACAATCGCCCTTCCCCGTGACGCTGGGAAGTGTTAACCAGGACCCCTGGGCTCCAGTCAACCCAACTGCCGCCGCGCAA TTGGAAGAAAACGGCTTCGACTTTGAAATAAACTCCTCAACCACTAACATTTCTTCGCTGGGCCCGAACGCGGAACCCGGCGCCGATCTTGATACTAACAATAACGCTTGTGACATTGACTACGCGCCGGAAGCTAGCAACGAGGAGTACCTTTTCAACACTGAATTCCTCTCCACTTTTGCCGGCAAATCCTTCCGAGCGAACGTTTCGGACGGAACTGCCGCTCCGAAACCCTTCAGTAACGAGACTCTCGAAAACTCTAAGCAGTTAGATGACTTGTACGACTTTGGGTTCGGCATCGACGATCAATATGACGTTAATACAAACTTAAAAACTGACCAT
- the LOC6032825 gene encoding epsin-1 isoform X2, whose protein sequence is MKRNDTQMNVAGIRRNIKNLAHNYSDAQIKVREATSNDPWGPSSTIMAEIADLTYNVVAFSEIMQMIWKRTNDHGKNWRHVYKALLLLEYLIKTGTEKVAQQCKENIYAIQTLKDFQYMEEGKDQGMHVREKAKQLVSLLKDDERLKNERARALKAKERFARTASGFGSDGSIDGPTQRDSRPPNWGEGEPTAAAAAAAAAAAGRPVSEIEFVRPQTVGEEELQLQLAMAMSREEAEQEEQKRRSDDVRLQLALSQSEQDFKTDDKPESSALVDLLDISFGAAGISSPHQQPGPSTSVDPWGVPVAGGSRPQTTDPWSRTSSPPVADPWLNSASALPPPASSKPPLMGAAGPGATGGQLDAWAPLRTQSPSVTSGSSVEGWLQNGAGATAPAGTNGNVDPWLNKSATPSAPLNDAWQPKRATPVPTADPWQANVGAAKHDPWAPVSGSSDGAFALPANRPSPVGAITSPTSDLDEFDIITKRSNNVVNNNLNNNGGSLLDDLDPLSSSNTSSTSNSASAPAKKTPASFLGENSALVNLDNLIKPISTAPGATGSPAAYNPFGESAPVQKNLFQQNQPQVPSINQLKQSPFPVTLGSVNQDPWAPVNPTAAAQNNLNNNNAPWMNPQSSNPFLS, encoded by the exons A TGAAACGAAACGACACGCAAATGAACGTTGCTGGCATACGCAGGAACATCAAGAACCTTGCCCACAACTATTCCGATGCACAGATCAAGGTACGCGAGGCGACCTCCAACGATCCATGGGGACCGTCCTCCACGATCATGGCGGAGATCGCCGACCTGACGTACAACGTGGTGGCCTTTTCGGAGATTATGCAAATGATCTGGAAGCGAACGAACGATCACGGCAAGAACTGGCGCCACGTGTACAAGGCCTTGCTGCTGCTGGAATATCTGATCAAAACCGGCACCGAAAAGGTCGCGCAGCAGTGCAAGGAGAACATCTATGCCATCCAAACGTTGAAGGATTTTCAGTACATGGAAGAAGGTAAGGACCAAGGAATGCACGTCCGTGAGAAGGCAAAACAGTTGGTGTCCCTGCTGAAGGATGACGAGAGATTGAAAAATGAACGCGCCCGGGCCCTCAAGGCGAAGGAACGTTTTGCCAGGACGGCCAGCGGATTCGGGTCGGACGGATCCATCGACGGACCAACCCAGCGAGATTCACGG CCGCCCAACTGGGGTGAGGGTGAACCTACGGCGGCCGCTGCGGCGGCGGCTGCTGCAGCAGCAGGTCGACCAGTTTCCGAGATTGAGTTTGTTCGGCCGCAAACCGTGGGCGAAGAGGAGCTACAGCTGCAGCTGGCGATGGCAATGTCCCGCGAAGAAGCCGAACAGGAAGAGCAGAAGCGACGAAGCGACGATGTGCGGCTGCAGCTGGCACTGAGTCAAAGCGAACAGGACTTCAA aACTGACGATAAACCCGAAAGTTCCGCTCTGGTGGATCTGCTGGACATTTCGTTCGGAGCCGCCGGTATTTCCAGTCCGCACCAGCAGCCGGGACCGTCCACCAGCGTTGATCCGTGGGGAGTGCCTGTCGCCGGAGGATCGAGACCACAG ACTACCGACCCCTGGTCGCGGACATCGTCTCCTCCGGTGGCAGATCCGTGGTTAAACAGTGCCTCCGCCCTGCCCCCGCCAGCATCGTCGAAGCCACCGCTCATGGGAGCAGCAGGACCTGGCGCAACGGGTGGACAGCTGGACGCCTGGGCCCCGTTGCGAACACAGTCGCCATCGGTTACGTCCGGTTCGTCCGTCGAAGGATGGCTGCAGAATGGTGCTGGTGCAACGGCGCCAGCCGGAACAAATGGAAACGTCGACCCGTGGCTCAACAAGTCAGCTACGCCTAGTGCG ccTCTAAACGACGCGTGGCAGCCCAAACGAGCCACTCCAGTGCCTACGGCCGATCCTTGGCAAGCTAACGTTGGTGCGGCCAAACACGATCCATGGGCGCCAGTGTCCGGAAGTTCCGACGGAGCATTCGCA CTTCCTGCCAACCGACCATCTCCTGTGGGAGCCATTACCTCGCCTACATCTGACCTTGATGAGTTCGACATCATCACAAAGAGGAGCAACAATGTCGTGAATAACAACCTAAACAACAACGGAG GTTCCCTCCTGGACGATCTGGACCCGCTGTCCTCAAGCAACACTAGCTCCACCAGCAATTCCGCCTCGGCACCGGCGAAGAAAACGCCGGCGTCCTTCCTCGGGGAAAACTCGGCCTTGGTGAATTTGGACAACCTAATCAAGCCTATCTCAACGGCACCCGGTGCAACGGGTAGCCCCGCGGCCTACAATCCGTTTGGCGAATCGGCGCCGGTGCAGAAAAACCTATTCCAGCAGAATCAACCACAG GTTCCGTCCATCAACCAGTTGAAACAATCGCCCTTCCCCGTGACGCTGGGAAGTGTTAACCAGGACCCCTGGGCTCCAGTCAACCCAACTGCCGCCGCGCAA